The following DNA comes from Cucumis sativus cultivar 9930 chromosome 7, Cucumber_9930_V3, whole genome shotgun sequence.
CTAATATCTAAGagaagtaaaatataaaaagtgaataaaaacaaatgcTTATGTTTGTCGACGTATAACTCCATGACTTGGCTTATTTAACTCAGTCGACAACCGACATGCAAGCATAAGTTGAGATATGAAACACATCTTAATGAGATATTGAGGTCTATGAGCTCTGGGAttcgaaaaaagaaaaaaagtcttttattttgaattaactCTTTATAACATTTTGCTCTAAAAAGATTGTTTCTCCTTGAAATTTGCTTTTGGGTTCTCTCTAACTTGttgaaattaattgaagacaaaaagataatttccatggtttttgtttcaaataaaaataaaaacaaaaaagttataaaaatgtattaattaaaaaaacaaaaagcattATCAAATCGATTTTCgtcatcaaattttattatctaacCATACTCATAATATATAAAGCTACAATTATGTTTTTATCCTGAATTGATCTCCATCTTCTTGTTATTGGATGGACATGGGTGAATTAGGTTTCATTTCTACTCTCATGACATGACAAGGCAACTGGAAGCGCACCATTACTGCGCGCACCTGAACGAAGAGGTTCGACAGTGTCTAATCTTTGACAGCCCGGAGAAAGATGCCAGACTTATAGGGATCGAGTACATTGTAACAGAGGATCTCTTCTTAACATTACCTGATGACGAGAAGCCTCTTTGGCACTCGCATGAGTACGAAGTCAAGAGTGGGACTCTATTCCTCCCTGGTGTCCCGGGCCCAATTGAGCGCCTTGACTTGGAGAAGGTTTGCAAGACCTATGGCAAAGTTTTCCATTTCTGGCAGGTTACCTTCTTCCCTCAAATCCCCAACTAGCTAGAAGGAAGTTTAGTACTccttaaatctaaaattttaattctttgttGGGTTCTTAAGCGACATTATTTGGTTGCTTAACATAAGCTGTTGggtcaataattttcttaaactaaatataaCTGAAGTTAATTTCAGTCCATTGTAACCATTAAAGCCTGCTAAGcgttaaaattaattttatgggCCAACCATGGGATGCAGGTGGATCGAGGCGACACTCTACCACTTGGCATCCCACAGCTAATGATGGCGCTAACCCGAGATGGGCAGCTGGATGGGTCTCTACAAGAAAGTAAGTAATgaaattgtattattgtttCAAAGGTATGTGGATTTTTTATATCGtttggtttgatttgattttcagAGGTTGAGAAGCGTTATGGGGTCTCGTTTGAAGGggagaggaagaaaagagagtacATGTCGGGGCCTGTCCATGGTGTCCATCCGAGGGCAAACGGTGGCGGGGAAGGCCTAAAGACAGAACTCCGAGAGACAACGATGCCTTTGGCAGCTTCAATTCCAAGAGTCTTCGTTTGATGAGAGGTGATATCGTGGTGGTTATGAAAGTTGgatgtatatgtatgtgtttGTGTTTACTTTAAGCGTAATGTTTTGGCAGTACTTTAGTATATCGtctactattttaaaaaaattataaaataattgagttCGTggtaaaatagtttatttggCTCTCTACAAGTTAGAGAATTAGAGAATTGACCTGCATAGGCCTAATTCTTTacttttggtttgaaactTTGGggttttcaaatgaatttctCATTTTGGAAAggatattgaattttttagtaTACTTGAATTCATCTACATCTGctaataaaaatgttgttaatttttaatcttctttttcttttcaattatttggtTAGACAtgaaactttaaatttttctgACAAGAATTTAGATTTCTTTTGACCTTTTTAGGGGTATTAATGGATTGGTTGGGTTAGGTTGCCTTTTGGGTCATGAAATTGACCGTCTTCTCTCAtccaattcaattttaaaatttgggttaaaagttaaagaaatttatttggGTTGagttaagaaatttatttggGTTGAGTTAGTTGCTGggttatttatttctttttatttttttagtatacttttattagtttagaaaactaaaatttatctaatctaatattataaattttatgctAAAACTAGTGGAAGGGTTAATGTCATAGTATGCATTTGGAGTATGCATTTGGGATATGATTAATGATTAATATCTACGTAGGTAGTGTTATGATGTGTGATaggtagtgttatgatagtatgtgtttggAGGATTACGTAGATGGGGTATGAGTGGGGTATGAGTGTATATTTGGGAGGAGAATTATGGTAGGTAATAGTATATTAGTatctttttggaaaaaagatTGTAAGGTATATGGTATATTATGATAATACGTGGGGAAGGATTATCATATGTGGATTATATaggatgatatatatatattttaaaattaaatacttgaattttatatatttagtttatcttctttttcttttgaaacaaTACGTTAGAAAGTAaagttcattttatttttaaattttaggttagaAGTTTAAAGAACACAAATAGTggaggaatttttttttacagaatGAATGTTTGattaagaattgattttgatgaatACCTTTACaatcaattatattaaacaatCGAACtctcaaatcaattaattttttttactttatttcaaacaattttaaccaatataattttaagcaattttaaCTAGGAATTCTCAACTTACTTGTGTATTTAACTTTTGTAGATAAGTTTATTCAATTGACAgaataattgtatatatttaattaatttaatatataaataaagtgtGAAGTGTTCATTGAACTTTGCTCTAATGAAGGTGGAATTCAATTTAGCAGAGGGTGAGATTTACTTAGAATTCAAATGGGTGTTTCAATGGTTTAAGTGGGAGAATTGAGTTTGGTGAAGATAGAAATATTGTTAATGGTAGCTATGATGTGATTAATATGAACCTAAAGGAAAATGAGCTAGttataaaatacttttcattCTATATCTTATggctaaattataaagaaaataagagctctctcttttgtttaaaaatgtcGTAGTTCTTTTAAAAGTCACagtacatttttctttataaaggaaaatgtatgttatctaaagaaaaatgtatgttTTATGAAGATTTTTTAGATGATAAGAATCTATGTTGCTTTTCtataactaattttataaCTAATTTGCTAACCTAGTGGGGAGTTATTTGAGTATGTTTAAGTTTCAtccattattctttttctgttggctctaatctttaaaatttaaaattttgttgtgtttaGGTATGTATTGTTTGGATGAGGTTTGGGATGGTTTCAAAGTAAAAGATAGCTCTggtaattaaactttttttgaGCATTCTTTTGTGTAATTTACAAAATGCTATTGCCTAATGCTAGAGTCTGACTGAGCTcactaatttgtttttctacttCTTCTTTGTACATTGCCTTTGCTCTCTATTTCCAGCTTATTTATGTTAGAAGTAGAATCTGCTTGGTGTAAAAGATGACGAAGCGATCGTGAAAGATTGTGAAAGATTGAAAAGTGTGAAGGCGTTTaggatttttatatttaagtaTTGTATAGGGATTTTGTCTAATGTATTGTTGTAGAATGTATGTATgtttaagatttcattttgtatctaCACatctaaaagagaaatattatagtttatatgctattgattttatttattcctttggtgtaagaaaaaatagtttatatgctattgattttatttattcctttggtgtaagaaaaaatatttattcctttggtgtaagaaaaaatatttatgtacatGTACCTTCTTTGCATCGCAAAAAATACCTTTTTTGCattctaaaaaatagataataatgcaacaatttaataaaaataaatttataaaaatggaCTAAAAAATTACCGACATTTAAGCTCAGTTTTGTACCAGTGACAACATTATTTGTCACTAAACCATCACTATTAGTGGCGAGTGCAATACGTcactataaaaaataaatagacataATATATGTTACTAAAAGTAAGCAAATAGACATAATATATGTTACTAAAAGTAAGCATTTAGTAACGTGCATGTGTCACTGAAAGTATATCTTTTGTGGCGCATAATGCTGCGCCACTAATACTTTTAGCTACTCGGATACAACGACAGCTCTAGTGACGAATGAATCTATGTCGCTAATACTTTTAGCGACGTTTTTGGTGCGccactaaaaacaaaatttcttgtagtgagaaaagaaagacGAATCATGACAGAGATAAGAAACGGAGAGGGGaaggagaaaaaggaaaacgaaGAGGAAAGCAGAGAGAGGAAGGGGAATGAGGAAGAAGACAAGGATTGAGGAAGGATTATGCAGAAAATCGAGAGGGTATTACGCGGGTATTACGAGGAAAAGTGTTATGGCAAAGTGAGAAAAAATGTGAAAGAGATTTAGGAGGATTATGGAAACCATAAAACTAGAGATTTAGAGTTATGGTAACCCAACCCAATAGTGATAACTAGACCCAAACAACCCAAAAATGTTGTAAAAATGAGGTACAACCATAATACGAAATCGAGAAAATAtaatgttaataaataaataaaattttaatttctccaaCTTTCGTGGTAT
Coding sequences within:
- the LOC101204528 gene encoding oil body-associated protein 1A, which codes for MTRQLEAHHYCAHLNEEVRQCLIFDSPEKDARLIGIEYIVTEDLFLTLPDDEKPLWHSHEYEVKSGTLFLPGVPGPIERLDLEKVCKTYGKVFHFWQVDRGDTLPLGIPQLMMALTRDGQLDGSLQEKVEKRYGVSFEGERKKREYMSGPVHGVHPRANGGGEGLKTELRETTMPLAASIPRVFV